The Rhodococcus triatomae genome includes a window with the following:
- the dinB gene encoding DNA polymerase IV, which produces MFVSEWLDVDATGRGSDSVAPRPEASILHADLDAFYASVEQRDDPSLRGRPVIVGGGVVLAASYEAKAFGVRTATSGSQALRACPHAVVVPPRMSAYAEASKEVFAIFRDTTPLVEGISIDEAFLDVAGLRRTAGEPVDIARRLRDAIRTEVGLPITVGVARTKFLAKVASAVGKPDGLLVVPPAAELEFLHPLPVERLWGVGAVTAAKLHVAGIHTVGELARFPEDRLAFAVGGAAARHLHALSWARDPRRIDTGRRRRSIGAQHALGRAPHTAHEVDATLTQLVERVAGRLRRSGRLCRTVIVRFRFADYARATRSRTLHHATTETEVILQTARDLVAAAAPLVAQRGLTLIGVSVTGFDIGDEQLELPFDDTGAEIRDTTVLDGTLDDLRSRFGSSAVTRATQLGRRQGVQVPILPDPP; this is translated from the coding sequence GTGTTCGTGTCGGAATGGTTGGATGTGGATGCGACGGGGCGGGGAAGTGACTCGGTGGCGCCCCGGCCGGAGGCGTCCATCCTGCATGCCGACCTCGACGCGTTCTATGCCTCCGTCGAACAGCGGGACGACCCGAGTCTGCGGGGGCGGCCCGTGATCGTCGGCGGCGGAGTCGTCCTGGCGGCGAGCTACGAGGCGAAGGCGTTCGGCGTGCGAACGGCGACCAGCGGATCGCAGGCGTTGCGTGCCTGCCCCCACGCGGTGGTCGTTCCGCCCCGGATGTCCGCGTACGCCGAGGCCAGCAAGGAGGTGTTCGCGATCTTCCGCGACACCACCCCGCTCGTCGAGGGGATCTCGATCGACGAGGCGTTCCTGGACGTCGCGGGTCTGCGCCGGACGGCGGGCGAACCCGTCGACATCGCCCGGCGCCTCCGCGACGCCATACGAACCGAAGTCGGCCTGCCGATCACCGTGGGAGTGGCCCGCACGAAGTTCCTCGCGAAGGTGGCCAGTGCGGTCGGCAAGCCGGACGGCCTGCTCGTCGTGCCACCCGCCGCAGAGCTCGAGTTCCTGCACCCGCTTCCCGTCGAACGACTGTGGGGAGTCGGCGCCGTCACCGCCGCCAAGTTGCACGTCGCCGGCATCCACACGGTGGGCGAACTGGCCCGGTTTCCCGAGGACCGGCTGGCATTCGCCGTCGGCGGCGCCGCGGCTCGGCATCTGCATGCCCTGTCGTGGGCGCGGGACCCGCGGCGCATCGACACCGGCCGGCGCCGGCGCTCCATCGGCGCGCAGCACGCGCTGGGGCGCGCGCCTCACACCGCACACGAGGTGGACGCCACGCTGACGCAACTGGTCGAACGGGTGGCAGGACGGCTGCGGCGCAGCGGGCGCCTGTGCCGCACCGTGATCGTCCGGTTCCGGTTCGCCGACTACGCCCGCGCCACTCGCTCCCGCACCCTGCACCACGCCACCACGGAGACCGAGGTGATCCTGCAGACCGCTCGCGACCTGGTGGCAGCAGCGGCGCCGCTCGTCGCCCAGCGCGGGCTCACCCTGATCGGGGTGTCCGTGACCGGATTCGACATCGGCGACGAGCAGCTCGAGCTCCCCTTCGACGACACGGGCGCCGAGATCCGGGACACCACGGTGCTCGACGGCACACTCGACGACCTGCGATCCCGGTTCGGGAGCTCGGCCGTCACCCGCGCCACGCAATTGGGCCGACGGCAGGGCGTCCAGGTGCCGATCCTGCCGGATCCGCCGTGA
- a CDS encoding GNAT family N-acetyltransferase, protein MAPLHRTTPSDPWFVSLTTALDADLRARYGEAQDAYDAHNEMDPTARVVVAVAGAVPVGCGAFRHHAEGLVEIKRMFVVPGARGQGTAREILAELEKWAAADGYTGAVLETGRFQPESLTLYARAGYTRVENYGPYIDMPMSVCLSKSFERA, encoded by the coding sequence ATGGCGCCGCTGCACCGCACCACCCCGAGCGATCCGTGGTTCGTGTCCCTGACCACGGCGCTCGACGCCGACCTGCGCGCGCGGTACGGCGAGGCGCAGGACGCATACGACGCGCACAACGAGATGGATCCCACCGCACGCGTCGTCGTCGCGGTGGCCGGCGCGGTCCCGGTCGGATGCGGCGCCTTCCGCCACCACGCCGAGGGCCTGGTCGAGATCAAGCGGATGTTCGTCGTGCCCGGAGCACGCGGGCAGGGCACGGCTCGGGAGATCCTCGCCGAACTGGAGAAGTGGGCAGCCGCCGACGGCTACACCGGCGCGGTCCTCGAGACGGGCCGGTTCCAACCCGAGTCACTGACCCTGTACGCGCGAGCGGGGTACACCCGCGTCGAGAACTACGGCCCCTACATAGACA